From Plasmodium brasilianum strain Bolivian I chromosome 2, whole genome shotgun sequence, one genomic window encodes:
- a CDS encoding PIR protein — protein sequence MESNQKIILDTAIIKSLQEEYPHLNIWSKYSTHSLNGLYNNYQSICNEINLYSEGRLENDVCITIFGLLENYIDDSGTSDTIQGVYNDFMQYSNVEKLSDSINSINIRDFMFYFKNIVRNKVFKNITMIKDVYENNDMLSGIIKLFYFNENVSEIKNILSNRNDQKYANVCKFVNECLDTYREFLNYLCPADMYDRFTDSTICNELQVFFENYDNHLYLPLRRNNNIASLREYPDLARVRCDLSESLYKWYPAFKIFTNIKRDLTPFGKTFISFLSIFGIFLTFYILYMFTPLGSEVNARRQKFKRSWRNIQSAFKDQVKSITNNMCKQNSNNSNNSFNLGNTGSAGSAGSVGSIGSVGSIGSVGSFKPKMF from the exons AGTACGCATAGTTTGAAtggtttatataataattaccaATCAATatgtaatgaaataaatttatattcgGAAGGAAGGCTTGAGAATGATGTTTGTATTACAATATTCGGGTTATTGGAAAATTATATTGATGATAGTGGAACAAGCGATACTATTCAAGGTGTTTATAATGACTTTATGCAATATAGTAATGTAGAAAAGTTATCCGATTCAATTAATTCTATTAATATAAGagattttatgttttattttaaaaatattgtacgaaataaagtatttaaaaatattactatgaTAAAAGatgtatatgaaaataatgatatgtTAAGTGGTATaatcaaattattttattttaatgaaaatgttagtgaaattaagaatatattatcaaATAGGAATGAtcaaaaatatgcaaatgtaTGTAAATTTGTAAATGAATGCCTAGATACATATAGAGAATTTTTGAACTATTTGTGTCCAGCAGATATGTATGATAGATTTACAGATAGTACTATATGTAATGAATTACaagtattttttgaaaattatgataatcATTTGTATCTTCCAttaagaagaaataataatattgctTCTCTAAGGGAGTACCCAGATTTAGCTCGCGTTAGATGTGATCTCAGTGaatcattatataaatggtATCCAGCTTTCAAAATCTTTACGAATATTAAAAGAGATTTAACACCATTTGGAAAAACGTTTATATCATTTCTTTCCATATTTGGAATATTTCTAAccttttatattctttatatg TTTACACCCCTAGGATCAGAAGTAAATGCACGACGGCAGAAATTTAAAAGGTCGTGGAGAAATATACAATCAGCATTTAAGGATCAAGTAAAGTCAATTACGAATAATATGTGTAAACAAAATTCAAACAATTCAAACAATTCCTTTAATTTGG GAAACACAGGAAGTGCAGGAAGTGCAGGAAGCGTAGGAAGCATAGGAAGCGTAGGAAGCATAGGAAGCGTAGGAAGCTTTAAACcaa